In Bacillus sp. 2205SS5-2, a single genomic region encodes these proteins:
- the eno gene encoding phosphopyruvate hydratase yields MPFITEVYAREVLDSRGNPTIEVEVYTQSGAFGRALVPSGASTGEYEAVELRDGDKGRYLGKGVEQAVANVNETIAEELIGFDVTDQVGIDKAMIELDGTENKGKLGANAILGVSMAAARAAADLLGLELYQYLGGFNTKQLPVPMMNIVNGGEHADNNVDIQEFMVMPVGAPTFKEGLRMGAEIFHSLKSVLKDKGYNTAVGDEGGFAPNLKSNEEALSTIIEAIEKAGYKPGEEVLLAMDVAASEIYNKEDGKYHLSGEGVVRTSAEMVDWYEEMANKYPIVSIEDGLDENDWDGFKLLTERIGTKVQLVGDDLFVTNTEKLAQGIEQGIGNSILIKVNQIGTLTETFDAIEMAKRAGYTAVISHRSGETEDSTIADIAVATNAGQIKTGAPSRTDRVAKYNQLLRIEDQLADTAQYLGAKTFYNLKK; encoded by the coding sequence ATGCCATTCATTACAGAAGTATATGCACGCGAAGTATTAGATTCTCGCGGTAACCCAACTATTGAAGTAGAAGTATACACTCAATCAGGTGCATTCGGACGCGCGCTTGTTCCAAGTGGAGCATCAACTGGTGAGTATGAAGCAGTAGAATTACGTGACGGTGACAAAGGTCGTTACTTAGGTAAAGGTGTAGAACAAGCTGTTGCTAATGTTAACGAAACGATCGCAGAAGAGCTAATCGGCTTTGACGTAACTGATCAAGTCGGAATTGACAAAGCAATGATCGAGCTTGACGGAACTGAAAACAAAGGTAAATTGGGTGCGAACGCTATTCTAGGTGTTTCTATGGCAGCAGCTCGCGCCGCAGCAGACTTACTAGGACTTGAGCTTTATCAATATCTTGGCGGATTCAACACAAAACAACTTCCAGTGCCAATGATGAACATCGTAAATGGGGGAGAGCATGCGGATAATAACGTCGACATTCAAGAATTCATGGTTATGCCTGTAGGCGCACCAACATTCAAAGAAGGTCTTCGCATGGGTGCTGAAATCTTCCATAGCTTAAAATCTGTTCTTAAAGACAAAGGCTATAACACGGCAGTAGGTGACGAAGGTGGATTCGCTCCTAACCTTAAGTCTAATGAAGAAGCATTATCTACTATCATCGAAGCGATTGAAAAAGCAGGTTACAAACCAGGTGAAGAAGTTCTTCTTGCAATGGACGTGGCAGCTTCTGAAATTTACAATAAAGAAGACGGTAAATACCATCTTTCTGGTGAAGGTGTGGTTCGTACTTCTGCTGAAATGGTTGACTGGTACGAAGAAATGGCTAATAAATACCCAATCGTTTCTATTGAAGATGGACTTGACGAAAATGACTGGGATGGTTTCAAACTTTTAACTGAGCGTATTGGTACCAAAGTTCAACTAGTGGGTGACGATTTATTCGTAACAAACACTGAAAAGCTTGCTCAAGGAATTGAACAAGGAATTGGTAATTCAATTCTAATCAAAGTAAACCAAATTGGTACACTAACGGAAACATTTGATGCAATCGAAATGGCTAAACGCGCTGGTTACACTGCAGTAATCTCTCATCGTTCCGGTGAAACAGAAGACAGCACGATTGCTGATATCGCAGTTGCAACAAATGCTGGCCAAATCAAAACGGGTGCACCATCTCGTACAGACCGAGTAGCAAAATACAACCAATTACTTCGCATTGAAGACCAATTGGCTGATACTGCTCAATACCTAGGTGCTAAAACATTCTATAACCTGAAAAAATAA
- a CDS encoding M15 family metallopeptidase, with the protein MKFIVGMALSLSLLFLGGCTALFGNSSTENESGIEPTEQEPVEEENKEPLVKEQEPETPAEPPVNELVTSFYESIIQETDEQYVVKKFSSKTELVQYLVQYAKKGFAQSLVDTYYKEENGKLKLVPQEAIPHIDPTLPFQLNKINETEYQVTQDQQDELFGSYTIEASFEVDGDHWVIAKSSFTQTKPTLAENHDSEMALINKQYFLPNDYIPADLIEPNVPFTFEEDLPKKLLVKEAALALEEMFAAAKNENVELLAASGYRSFDQQKTLFAWYADTHGEEEANKFSARAGQSEHQSGLAMDVSSKSVAYDLTEAFGETPEGKWVATHAAEYGFIVRYPKGKEAITGYKYEPWHLRYVGKEMAREIESEGLTLEEYTRGM; encoded by the coding sequence ATGAAGTTTATTGTAGGAATGGCGCTAAGCCTCTCCCTTCTTTTTCTTGGAGGATGTACGGCGTTATTTGGAAATAGCTCAACGGAGAATGAATCAGGAATAGAGCCAACAGAGCAGGAGCCAGTTGAGGAAGAAAACAAGGAACCTTTAGTGAAGGAACAGGAACCTGAAACTCCTGCTGAGCCGCCTGTGAACGAGCTAGTTACCTCGTTTTACGAGTCAATTATACAAGAAACGGATGAACAGTATGTTGTGAAAAAGTTTTCTTCAAAAACAGAGTTGGTCCAATATCTAGTTCAATACGCGAAAAAAGGATTCGCTCAGTCTTTAGTCGATACCTATTACAAAGAAGAAAATGGGAAACTGAAATTGGTTCCGCAAGAAGCTATCCCGCACATAGATCCTACTCTTCCGTTTCAATTAAACAAAATTAATGAAACAGAATATCAAGTAACACAGGATCAACAAGATGAACTGTTTGGCTCCTATACCATCGAAGCGTCATTTGAAGTAGATGGGGATCATTGGGTGATTGCTAAGAGTTCTTTCACTCAAACCAAGCCTACTTTAGCTGAGAATCATGATAGCGAGATGGCTTTAATCAATAAACAGTATTTTCTTCCAAATGATTATATACCAGCTGATTTAATAGAACCGAATGTTCCGTTTACCTTCGAAGAAGATTTGCCGAAGAAGTTGTTGGTTAAAGAAGCTGCTTTAGCATTAGAAGAGATGTTTGCCGCTGCTAAAAATGAGAATGTAGAACTTCTAGCCGCATCTGGATACCGCTCGTTCGACCAACAGAAAACTTTGTTTGCTTGGTATGCGGATACGCACGGGGAAGAAGAAGCCAATAAATTTAGCGCAAGAGCTGGTCAAAGTGAACATCAGTCTGGACTCGCGATGGACGTTTCTAGTAAAAGTGTTGCTTATGATCTGACTGAAGCTTTTGGGGAAACACCAGAAGGAAAATGGGTGGCGACTCATGCAGCTGAATACGGATTTATTGTTCGTTATCCAAAAGGGAAAGAAGCGATTACAGGGTATAAGTATGAACCTTGGCATCTCCGTTATGTAGGCAAAGAAATGGCGCGAGAGATTGAGAGTGAAGGACTTACGCTTGAAGAATATACTAGAGGAATGTAG